One region of Priestia megaterium genomic DNA includes:
- a CDS encoding NAD(P)-dependent oxidoreductase: protein MRSPESLQSIIQNFNEVEKGLSNREAVEESNRCLYCYDAPCIQACPTGIDIPTFIKKIASGNLKGSAETIMSSNPVGASCSRVCPTDELCEGACVLNHSTKPIMIGDLQRYATDWAIQNEQVLFEKGKANGKKVAIVGGGPAGLSAARELARFGYDVTIFEAEKQAGGLNTYGIVSFRLPQAISFWEVEQVKSLDVKIKTNVRIGEDILPSELLQSYDAVVLAIGMSKVPSLHVEGEELDGVYDAIDFVKKTKSKALSTEFVGKRVAVIGAGNTAIDGATCSVRLGAENVQILYRRTREEMTAYDFEFEFAKQDGVEFRWLTAPIRIIGDENGKVSGIECVKMTLTDPDADGRRKPVPVEGSTFTIPVDAVVKAIGQERYLSLIQQFQLNHEDGVVLINQETFQTSNPKVFACGDVIFGKGQGEAMVVTAAQQGKQTALNIHMQLTKETMETA, encoded by the coding sequence ATGCGATCACCGGAAAGTTTGCAGTCCATCATTCAAAACTTTAATGAAGTAGAAAAAGGGTTGTCCAATAGAGAAGCAGTCGAAGAATCTAATCGATGTTTGTACTGTTATGATGCACCCTGTATTCAGGCATGCCCTACAGGAATTGACATCCCGACGTTTATTAAAAAAATTGCATCGGGCAATTTAAAGGGCTCTGCCGAAACGATTATGTCTTCGAATCCAGTAGGAGCAAGCTGTTCGAGAGTCTGTCCAACCGATGAACTATGTGAAGGAGCGTGTGTGCTAAACCATTCAACCAAACCAATTATGATTGGAGATTTGCAGCGCTACGCAACGGATTGGGCTATTCAAAATGAACAGGTGCTGTTTGAGAAAGGAAAAGCCAACGGCAAAAAGGTAGCGATTGTTGGGGGAGGTCCGGCTGGTCTCTCTGCAGCAAGAGAACTGGCCCGATTCGGGTACGACGTAACCATTTTTGAAGCGGAAAAACAAGCAGGAGGGTTAAATACATATGGAATCGTGTCGTTTCGTCTTCCTCAAGCGATTTCATTCTGGGAAGTTGAACAAGTAAAAAGCTTAGATGTAAAAATTAAAACAAACGTAAGAATTGGAGAAGATATTCTTCCAAGCGAATTACTGCAGTCATATGACGCGGTTGTATTAGCTATTGGTATGAGTAAGGTGCCTTCTCTACATGTTGAAGGTGAAGAGCTAGACGGTGTGTATGATGCGATTGATTTTGTGAAAAAAACGAAGTCAAAAGCGCTATCAACAGAATTTGTTGGTAAGCGTGTAGCCGTCATTGGAGCGGGAAATACTGCGATTGATGGTGCTACGTGTTCCGTGCGCTTGGGGGCTGAAAATGTTCAAATTTTATACCGTCGTACACGAGAAGAAATGACGGCTTATGATTTTGAATTTGAATTTGCGAAACAAGATGGTGTTGAATTCCGCTGGTTAACGGCTCCTATACGAATTATTGGAGATGAAAATGGTAAGGTGAGCGGGATTGAATGTGTAAAAATGACCCTAACAGATCCAGATGCAGACGGCCGCAGGAAGCCTGTTCCTGTTGAAGGTTCAACGTTTACGATTCCAGTCGATGCTGTTGTTAAAGCAATTGGTCAAGAACGTTACCTGTCTTTGATTCAACAATTCCAGCTGAACCATGAAGACGGAGTTGTCTTAATCAATCAAGAGACGTTCCAAACATCAAATCCAAAAGTATTTGCTTGTGGAGACGTCATTTTTGGTAAAGGACAAGGAGAAGCAATGGTTGTGACCGCTGCTCAGCAAGGAAAACAAACGGCGTTAAATATTCATATGCAGTTAACAAAAGAAACAATGGAAACAGCTTAA
- a CDS encoding L,D-transpeptidase, with product MHVFAFILLLLSPVWPLGENPLPNDPYIIINKQSNELAYIQNKEIKQIIKVATGKTVNLTPEGEFTVTVKAVNPYYRRSNIEGGAPQNPLGVRWIGFDARETDGRIYGIHGTNQPDSIGKYVSNGCIRVENREVSHLYDQVPLGTKVWIVSTDQSFEELAAQKGIVNIQQKTGD from the coding sequence GTGCATGTGTTTGCTTTTATCCTTTTACTACTATCTCCGGTTTGGCCATTAGGAGAAAATCCGTTGCCAAATGATCCTTATATTATTATTAATAAACAAAGCAATGAGCTTGCTTATATTCAAAATAAAGAAATTAAACAAATTATTAAAGTAGCAACGGGGAAAACAGTTAATCTGACGCCCGAAGGAGAGTTCACGGTAACAGTAAAAGCTGTTAATCCTTATTATCGGAGAAGTAACATTGAAGGAGGCGCTCCTCAAAATCCTCTAGGTGTAAGGTGGATTGGATTTGATGCAAGAGAGACTGACGGACGTATTTATGGCATCCATGGTACAAATCAGCCGGATTCCATCGGTAAATATGTATCGAATGGCTGTATTCGCGTAGAAAATCGTGAAGTAAGCCATCTATATGATCAAGTCCCGTTAGGTACAAAAGTATGGATTGTATCTACAGATCAATCTTTTGAAGAGTTAGCCGCCCAAAAAGGGATTGTGAATATACAGCAAAAGACTGGTGACTAG
- a CDS encoding tripeptidase T → MINEQRIVDLFIELVQVDSETKHEEKIAVVLKEKFTALGVEVVEDDAKEKTGHGANNLICTLPATKEGVDTIYFTSHMDTVVPGNGIKPSIEDGYIKSDGTTILGADDKAGLAAMLEAITVLKEENIAHGKIEFIITVGEESGLVGAKALDSSLVTAKFGYALDSDGKVGDIIVAAPTQAKVNATIYGKTAHAGVAPERGVSAITIASRAISKMPLGRIDEETTANIGRFEGGTQTNIVCDRVDILAEARSLIPEKMEAQVAKMKEAFETAAQEMGGRAEVDIKVMYPGFKFGDGDHVVEVAKKAVANIDRPSRLLQSGGGSDANVIAGFDIPTVNLAVGYEDIHTTNEKIPVEELVKTSELVVSIIKEVAK, encoded by the coding sequence ATGATTAATGAACAACGAATCGTTGATTTATTTATTGAATTAGTACAAGTAGACTCAGAAACAAAGCATGAAGAAAAAATTGCTGTTGTACTAAAAGAAAAATTTACTGCATTAGGCGTCGAAGTAGTAGAAGATGATGCCAAAGAAAAAACCGGACACGGAGCCAACAACTTAATCTGCACACTGCCAGCTACAAAAGAAGGAGTAGACACAATCTACTTTACTTCTCATATGGATACAGTCGTACCTGGAAACGGTATTAAACCGTCTATTGAAGATGGCTATATTAAAAGTGACGGCACGACAATTCTTGGAGCGGATGATAAAGCAGGCTTAGCAGCAATGCTAGAAGCCATTACCGTATTAAAAGAAGAAAACATCGCGCACGGCAAAATTGAATTTATTATTACAGTAGGAGAAGAATCTGGCTTAGTGGGCGCTAAAGCTCTTGATTCTAGTCTCGTAACGGCAAAATTCGGCTATGCTTTAGATAGCGATGGCAAAGTGGGAGACATTATTGTTGCTGCGCCGACGCAAGCAAAAGTAAATGCAACAATTTATGGAAAAACAGCTCATGCAGGTGTAGCTCCTGAACGAGGCGTTTCTGCTATTACGATTGCTTCAAGAGCCATTTCTAAAATGCCGCTTGGACGTATTGATGAAGAGACTACAGCGAATATTGGACGTTTTGAAGGTGGAACGCAAACGAATATCGTGTGTGACCGCGTCGATATTTTAGCAGAAGCTCGTTCATTAATTCCAGAAAAAATGGAAGCACAAGTAGCGAAAATGAAAGAAGCGTTTGAAACAGCTGCACAAGAAATGGGCGGACGTGCAGAAGTTGATATTAAAGTGATGTATCCAGGCTTTAAATTTGGCGATGGAGATCATGTTGTCGAAGTTGCTAAAAAAGCTGTGGCTAATATCGATCGTCCTTCACGCCTGCTTCAAAGCGGAGGCGGAAGCGATGCAAATGTAATCGCAGGGTTTGATATCCCAACAGTAAATTTAGCAGTTGGTTATGAAGACATTCATACAACCAATGAAAAAATTCCGGTAGAAGAACTGGTGAAGACATCTGAACTAGTAGTGTCGATTATTAAAGAAGTAGCAAAATAA
- a CDS encoding acyl-CoA carboxylase subunit beta: MVDIYDKLNELYDKRRKIELGGGDEKIEKQHHKGKLTARERIEILLDEHTFVELNPFIEHRCADFSMNNQVGPGDGVVTGYGKINGRSVYLFSQDFTVFGGALGEMHAKKIAHVMDLAAKTGVPFIGLNDSGGARIQEGVMSLDGYGHIFYRNAIYSGVMPQISVIMGPCAGGAVYSPAITDFVFMVEETSQMFITGPKVIETVTGESISSENLGGAAVHNEISGNAHFRGATEQEVLEQVRTLLSYLPQSSQEQPPLASKAESDHYRPDLLDVVPFDAVRPYDVRQVIQQVVDERSFFEVQKDFARNIVIGFARIDGKVVGLVCNQPKVMAGSLDINSSDKAARFIRFCDSFNIPLITFEDVTGFFPGIKQEHGGIIRHGAKILYAYSEATVPKITVILRKAYGGAYVALNSKSIGADLVYSWPNAEIAVMGPQGAANIIFANDIRGSENPDETRHEKIEQYREKFANPYVAASAGMVDDVIDPRETRIKLIQALEMLHNKKEERPAKKHGNIPL; the protein is encoded by the coding sequence ATGGTTGACATTTATGATAAATTAAATGAATTGTACGATAAGCGTCGGAAGATCGAGTTAGGCGGTGGAGACGAAAAAATTGAAAAACAGCACCATAAAGGAAAGCTAACGGCGCGCGAACGAATTGAAATTCTTTTGGACGAACATACATTTGTGGAATTAAATCCGTTTATTGAACATCGGTGTGCGGATTTCAGTATGAATAATCAAGTAGGACCAGGAGACGGGGTAGTAACAGGTTACGGCAAGATAAACGGTCGCTCAGTCTACTTGTTTTCGCAAGATTTTACAGTATTCGGAGGCGCGTTAGGTGAAATGCATGCTAAAAAAATTGCGCACGTAATGGACTTAGCGGCTAAAACAGGCGTGCCGTTTATTGGCTTAAATGATTCAGGCGGGGCTCGTATTCAAGAGGGCGTCATGTCTCTTGATGGATACGGTCATATTTTTTATCGAAATGCCATTTATTCGGGTGTCATGCCTCAAATATCTGTTATTATGGGTCCTTGTGCAGGCGGAGCCGTGTACTCACCGGCGATTACGGACTTTGTTTTTATGGTAGAAGAAACAAGTCAAATGTTCATTACAGGACCAAAAGTAATTGAAACGGTAACGGGAGAAAGCATTTCCTCTGAAAATCTTGGAGGAGCAGCTGTTCATAACGAAATTAGCGGTAATGCCCATTTTAGAGGTGCAACAGAACAAGAGGTGCTAGAACAAGTACGAACGCTCTTAAGCTATCTTCCTCAGTCTAGTCAAGAGCAGCCTCCTTTAGCCTCAAAAGCAGAGTCTGATCATTATCGTCCGGATTTATTAGACGTTGTCCCGTTTGATGCCGTGCGCCCTTACGATGTGCGTCAAGTTATTCAGCAAGTAGTGGACGAGCGCTCATTTTTTGAAGTGCAAAAAGACTTTGCAAGAAATATTGTCATTGGTTTTGCTCGCATAGATGGAAAAGTTGTCGGACTTGTGTGTAACCAGCCTAAAGTAATGGCAGGCAGTTTAGATATTAACTCCTCAGATAAAGCAGCAAGGTTTATTCGATTTTGCGATTCATTTAATATCCCACTTATTACATTTGAAGATGTTACAGGTTTTTTCCCAGGTATCAAGCAGGAACATGGCGGAATTATACGTCATGGTGCTAAAATTTTATATGCATACTCCGAAGCTACCGTTCCGAAAATCACAGTGATTTTGCGAAAGGCGTACGGAGGTGCATACGTAGCTTTAAATAGTAAATCGATTGGAGCGGACCTTGTGTATTCGTGGCCGAATGCAGAAATCGCTGTTATGGGTCCTCAAGGTGCTGCAAATATTATCTTTGCAAACGACATTCGAGGCAGTGAAAACCCAGATGAAACAAGACATGAAAAAATTGAACAGTATCGCGAGAAATTTGCTAATCCTTACGTAGCAGCAAGCGCTGGAATGGTGGATGATGTTATTGATCCTCGGGAAACACGAATAAAATTAATACAAGCGCTTGAAATGTTGCACAATAAAAAGGAAGAGCGTCCAGCAAAAAAACATGGTAACATACCATTGTAG
- the mce gene encoding methylmalonyl-CoA epimerase: MIKGIDHIGIAVKSIEGSLPFYEKVLGLSLLKVEEVEEQGVKVAFIQCGNVKIELLEPLFEDSAVGAFIKKRGEGLHHVALGVRTIEERINELKEKGVQMIDDVPRKGAGEASIAFLHPKSANGVLYELCEKTLEEEKKHG, encoded by the coding sequence GTGATAAAAGGAATTGACCACATAGGAATAGCTGTAAAATCAATTGAAGGCAGCCTCCCATTTTATGAAAAGGTATTAGGACTGTCTCTATTAAAAGTAGAAGAAGTAGAAGAACAAGGAGTAAAAGTTGCTTTTATTCAGTGCGGCAACGTAAAAATTGAATTATTAGAGCCACTCTTTGAAGACAGTGCGGTCGGCGCGTTTATCAAAAAGAGAGGTGAAGGTCTTCATCATGTTGCTTTAGGTGTGCGCACGATTGAAGAACGGATTAACGAGTTAAAGGAAAAGGGTGTACAAATGATTGACGATGTTCCGCGAAAAGGCGCAGGGGAAGCATCCATTGCTTTTTTGCATCCAAAATCAGCAAACGGTGTTCTTTATGAGCTCTGTGAAAAAACACTAGAGGAGGAGAAGAAACATGGTTGA
- the prli42 gene encoding stressosome-associated protein Prli42, whose amino-acid sequence MSNKKIQKTIVFLMLLVMLISTLLAGLAMWF is encoded by the coding sequence ATGTCTAATAAGAAAATCCAAAAAACCATTGTGTTTTTAATGCTTCTTGTCATGTTAATATCCACGCTTTTAGCGGGACTTGCCATGTGGTTTTAA